From the Solanum lycopersicum chromosome 10, SLM_r2.1 genome, one window contains:
- the LOC101268151 gene encoding agamous-like MADS-box protein AGL62 — MENKKIKGRQKIPMKKIENEKALLSSFSKRRNGLFKATNNLIKEFDVDIGIIVFSPTSKPHSFFHPTTDAVISRFQNPDMQLSDETHLATVFARNSVNQLEKKLEELDIKEKIGSDRTNYLDQMTETRQKGWWESIEQLNEDEVSKLEAWLDVASLLCTTV; from the coding sequence ATGGAGAATAAGAAGATTAAAGGACGTCAAAAGATaccaatgaaaaaaatagaaaatgaaaaagccTTGTTAAGTTCATTTTCAAAGCGTCGTAATGGTTTGTTCAAAGCAACGAATAATCTCATAAAAGAATTTGATGTTGACATTGGAATAATAGTGTTTTCTCCTACTAGTAAGCCTCATTCATTTTTTCACCCTACAACTGATGCAGTCATTTCTCGTTTTCAGAATCCTGATATGCAGTTAAGTGATGAAACTCACCTGGCCACAGTTTTTGCTCGAAATTCGGTGAATCAACTCGAAAAAAAGCTTGAAGAACTTgacatcaaagaaaaaattggaAGTGATCGAACAAATTATCTTGACCAAATGACAGAAACTAGACAGAAAGGTTGGTGGGAATCAATTGAGCAACTTAATGAAGATGAAGTGTCCAAGTTGGAAGCATGGTTGGATGTTGCTAGTTTACTATGCACTACCGTTTAA
- the LOC138338889 gene encoding secreted RxLR effector protein 161-like — MNDIPYASIVGSLMYAQTCTRQDISFAVGMLGRYQCNPRIDHRKAAKKVLRYLQGTKDYMLTFRRSDHFDVIGYSDSDYAGCVDTQKSIFGYLFLLAGGAILWKSVKQSVNSCIHYESLVCGMIWGQSSG, encoded by the coding sequence ATGAATGACATTCCTTATGCATCAATAGTTGGGAGTCTGATGTATGCCCAAACATGTACTAGACAAGACATCAGCTTCGCTGTTGGAATGTTGGGCCGTTATCAATGTAATCCAAGAATTGATCACCGAAAAGCTGCGAAGAAAGTGTTGCGATACTTGCAAGGAACTAAAGATTATATGCTCACTTTTAGAAGATCTGATCATTTTGATGTGATTGGATATTCAGATTCAGATTATGCTGGTTGTGTGGATACACAAAAATCTATATTTGGATATTTGTTCCTGTTAGCTGGAGGAGCAATATTATGGAAGAGCGTGAAACAGTCTGTTAATAGCTGCATCCACTATGAAAGCTTAGTTTGTGGCATGATTTGGGGCCAAAGTTCAGGCTAA